The Lolium perenne isolate Kyuss_39 chromosome 6, Kyuss_2.0, whole genome shotgun sequence genome segment tattgaaaataaaatacacaacagaagataaagacgctccaagaataacacatagtatatgaagcaatagaaatatagtgaacagaaacaggacctggtatttttattgatgaagaaggggatgccttgggcatccccaagatttgacgcttgtacttcttgaatatatcttagggtgacatgggcatccccaagcttgagcttttatccattcttcatctcatctcatcattcttctttcctacacttgaaaacttccttcatacaaaactcatcacaaatctcattagcagcgttagagcaatgataatattaatcaatTCTACAAAGTTCAAtatgacatatgaaaagcattttaataagcattagctactgtagcacaacttcaataaggttctttgatcaagagaactcaaaaaggtgggcaaaaagaagcaaatgcaaaacagtgcaagaatctatcaaaacataacaattcgtaaaaattgatttttttaaaatagttacgctgcgtaactcgaaaaactatgaactaatgaaagttagataaatacctggggaagatgctcgtaaattggcagctcaaacttacCTTTTGGTGATTTTTGGAGatttttctcgtgacgaaccagaaacagtaaacaagattgcaaatctcccaaataccactttTTTACCATTAGAgtcaattcttggcacaaaaacaaaacaaacatgataaggaaaggtcattacagtagtaatgacttccaagactcaacaaaatagtaaataacagaaatataaacatattgggttgtctcccataaagctctttctttatagccatttaagatgggcatgattatttgatggagctctcaaaccccttttttttttgttgttttccaattataaaTGAAACTGATAAAGAAACAAGACCAAATAAAGAACCTAATAAAACTATATAGGATAAAACCAAGGataataaaagcaactatatataatgcttacatgtggatgggtaatattgagtttgaaggagagaacctcatgttggttgatgaatagggggatgccttgggcatcctcaagcttagatattcgcatcttcttgaatattctcttgggatccatctacacatccccaagcttgagctcttgcatcctcttgctcatctcatatcatcatattgattggaacttaaaaactgcatccacataaagcttcacaaaactcattagtaggttagtacccattaaataaaatccacaagtgttcaagtatccctaatttctataaaatctatcaaatatttagccactgtaatactgaggtttcttattatttcaatcgtacgTCGAAAACGAAGTAAACCtttgaatcctaagtacaatatttaaacaaagagaatagaaatctgtcaaaactgaacactctgtaaagatgtcactcaatgagatagttacgtagctcaaatcgaaaaactcatgattaatgaaagacagatcataacctcaggtctatacacacaaaaaattcagatcaaaatgccatactgagatttttcacgaatttttgcagcacaacacaggaaatctgtctcaacagaatcagtccgtaaaaattgaattattagatctgtctacgtaccccaaatcagaaaagtcagaactaacgaaagttagatagcaagcactaatatgcactcaagaaatttcagatcaagatcacgttctggtgatttttaaaattttctacagtGGAGCACATGAAATCTGTCTTCTAGGCAGCATAGTGATAAACTTGCATAACAAACCAAgggttatctatacattctatttacagcgggatatgtacactatatacactatttacaagtttttaatgaaaagcttccatggaaagaattgttttggtttcgcaggcatgaacacaattgttcaaggtcgacccccacttcaccattactcatctttccaatcacttttcttttctgaaaacattttatatATTTTTAATATAAGAAGTACAACTAATTATACCCTATATAAAAGTTAAACAACTTCTTGCGCTGTTAGCGATTGTAGCACTGTAGACATGTAAATTATCTCTTCTTTCTTTCAATTACCGTGTGACACGTAGCCTCTTTGTTTATGACTTTCCTTAATATGTGAACTGGTTTGTTTTCCCTTCTCCTTTTTCCTGCGTGGGAGGTTACCGGCTACCGGCTACTGCGCGTTGTTTCCTTAAAGTGCTGGTAATCTTTCGGTGATTGTGGCTCTTTCCGTTCCTTCTTAGCTTTTATCGGTGGGATCATTCGTGTACGTGCCACGCGTGCCTCACATGGGTGGTTACGGTGGCAACTTCTTACGGACCATCACATGGGACGTTTCTAGCTCTTCTGCCCCACGTTGGGATACTCTTCTACCATACGTCTAGATTTTTCCACCCCAACTTGCCCATTCCAATTTGGAGGCGTCCCCAACAGGTTCCCTAGAATCCTAGATGGAGATTTTTTTCCATCTACAGATCAAACTCAATCAGCCTCCACCGTCCCATTTTCTCGGGGCAATTTTTTCCCTCCCGAGATTCCTGGCTGACCTTCTCCATGGCCGGTGGGATGGTATTAGTCAGGCCTCTTCCAACGCCATGGCCGTTGCCGAGGTGCTCCCGCCGTCCCTGCTCCGGCTTCCTGCTGCATCCCCTCACCTGATGGTGTGGTGGTGGACGCGTGTGGGGCCAGTGGCGAGGATGGAGCGGCACTAGGCAAGCTCGATGCGAGGAAGCGGAGGCGGTTGGCACTGGACACGGGAGTCAGTCAGACGTGCTCGCCGTTGGAGGCAGCAGCCGGCTGGAGACGTTCGAGGGCTGGCCGCCATTAGTTGTGAGGGAGATCGATAAGGCGgagatggaggacatcacgccggagcagGAGGGGCTGGAAGAGGCCTGCTATCCGGACTGGAAGGGGCTGCAAGAGGATTCACGCCGGAGCAGGAGGGGCTGCTGGGGGCAAATCGCCTACGCAGTTGACATTGGGAGGCGGGGATTTCTTCGCGTCATCATCTTGCTGGTATGATTTCTCCTCTATTCTTTGCCTTCTGCACTCGGTTTTATTTTATTGTTCTTTTTTTTCGTTCGCTTAAATGAAATTGTGATTCTGGATGCTATCGGCGCCGGCGCCAAATTCGTTACTTGCTTCTTATGACTTTCTATTTGCTATTTCCATCTCTTAATATTTGATGTGCGTTGTCCTAATTTCCTACATTTTGGATGAATCTATTTTTCGATTTAGCAATTTCTGGTCCTCTTAGTTTATATAGACATGGATCCTCAGGATGATGAGGTCAGTTGCCTCACAGGAAAAGCTGCTCAGCGTGGTTGTTAGAGGGGTGGCCGCGAGCACAGCTGACCGGAGGTTGGCTTGCAGGAGGATGGGATGAATCGCCTCCCACACAACACTTTTTTGCCCCGCCACTCCACCAACCTTTCTTCGTCCCAGCCTAGAGTATCACGGTTGCCACAAAAACTTCAGAAATATTAATTGCTCTGAGATTTTGATGCCTAACAAGTGTTTGTTGTTATGCCTATAAGAACTAAATCAGTGTATTTATGCAGCGCATCTGGGCTTCCTTATTCTTCTTGCTAGCTTTCATATCTTATGGCTGTTGGGAGCAATTTGGTGATCTGAACTTTACTCAGTAAGATCCTGCAGGAAATTTGTGTAGCTCATTATATAGTCAAGCATGGACGCATCTGCAATAAATTTTTGTACTAGCTCATTATATAATCAAGCATGGCCGCAATGGAGAGTGCCTTTTCCTGGCTAATGAGTAATAATTCAAAGGTATCATCTTAAACCACTATTTTTTCTTGATGACACTGCTAATATCTTCTTCATCAAAGACCTTTTTTTTTTTCTTGATGACACTGCGAATATCTTCTTCATCAAAGTTCCCAATGGAGTTGGAAGAAGTGTGCTTACTGTTTAACAAACGAGCAATTTTTTGGCCAATTTCCCGCTTTTGAACTGATGATATCCCACAAGTTAGTGACAAATATTTTAAGAAGTCTCATGTCAATGCTGTTAGAACAAAGAAGGACATGGAATTAGCCTGATGTTTTTTACAGTGATTCACAAAAGCTTAGATGAAGAAAGAAGCTGATGAAATTCAATCCTACACTATTACCAAGAACTCACGTAAGAaaatcaaagggaaaggtacccaCCTTTTAACGGGAGAAAGGCCAGGTCATCAGAGCAAGCATAGTTTACTGGGCGAAGCAATCATCTCGTTTTCCCCTCCCTTTTTGGGAAGCACCTCTCTACGCGAATGTTGATGGCGGCTTTCACCACAAGATAGGTTGTTTGGGATCAGAGCTATAGAGATGAAAAGCCTATCGGACCGTTGCgacatttcattaaggtatgatcaccaactatgaatgtacgctattatgttcgggtggctttgtaaccatgagttccatgacgcagaacactgcacgaaagatgcggcggttggccaacttgctaggttgccgcgacgtcgaaattcctacatcctcttctgaagagccggaggtatggactattttgttgctgtcaaacatgttcttactaatttcaacttttgtaatctcatgtgttcatgtttgtgaagattcctgacgacGAGGAAATTTTGAGTCAAAGCATTAGTCGCGGCAAGAAGCAAGCCACACGGTCTGCTTatcagttgaagccaaggggcaaggctccaAACCGATACACTCCAGAAGAATATGTCAACCGAGAAAAGAAGGTTgtcattgaggaggatgaggcgccgccgcggagatcatcattgaggaggatgaggaacgatgaaccgttatcttcagaggaggaagagcagcaggagcaggagcaacaacaacaagggccacggcagcggacgaaaaggatggccgtccggaagcagcccgtgaGGAGGGGACATCGAGGATAGATGGATTtgtgttgtgaactctatcttcattgCTACGTGTTCTATACTCTATATCATTACTACGTGTTGTGAATtatatgtcatttcgaaccatgtctattgttgctacttgttgtttgaatctacgtgctACGATGTGAGCTATGATGTGTTATATGTGTATATTCTATGTGTATGAAATTGGTATTGTTGTGTTCAAAACTGTTTAACTAAGGCAAGAATgttcatggttttaacacaagtcaacaaGTGGTGCCCCTCACACTGGCGTCACACCTCACTAtgtggcgcccatggcatcgACGCCACATATGTTGATTATATGTCGAAAACATCAAGGGGCTCCGGGCGCTTGGTCCTTAGGCGTTTTGGCGAGgctgtttgtgtggcgcccgtggcatcggcgccacacatagagcctcgccaaaacggctaagtcccaggcgatttgtcttacagtatgttttgggcaattacaagtgcatgtgtggcgccgatgggagcggcgccacacatcctgccacgtcggaaCGGCGCACCAGCACAGcatcgagggcgccacgtcggctgggagagtggcgccgaaGGCACGGGCGCCActcgggcatgtgtggcgcccatgagaggggcgccacacaaaagggttagatatgTGAAATATTTTGCCCGGAGAGTtagtctgtgctatagttgcaacaaagggttatttttgtgtaaatcgccgatTTTGTCAACGATGAACAATGAACGTTGATATCTAGATTTTGTCATTTTgtaagttttttcatttttttaggtAGGGCGAAATACAATGTATTTCGTTCTAAACACTTAAACAATGATAGAATAGGATATTATCTAGTTCCAGGTATTGGTTTGCAGAATATTACGAAGCTTAATTTTTTTTGAAGTTTCATAAAAAAGGGCTGCACATGGGTTtccaattttatttatcatatcgCTATTGAAAAATCAGTAGTACTCCCTTTGTCCTTGAATTTTgtattaaatttgtttaaatttagtgtctagatacatataaATTTTAACAAATCAAACACAACTTTCGTGGGAGGGAGTGAGTAGCAAGGATTCGTTAAGTGCATACCGAAGTGCCACACCGCCACATGGAATTAATAACGTTTAAGATTTGTTTTCCAGAAGATTAGAAGTTGCCGGCAGAAGCGTCATTCATGATAATCATGTATTCCCTCCATCCTAAGATAAATGccttaatattttgtagatatggATGTATTTGTAACTAAAATTAAACTAAAACATTCGTATCTAGATAACTAGGACACTTTTTTTTAGCACAGAGAGGGAGTACTACATCTTCATCAAGCAATGATTATCGTGCACTTTTTTTTTGAGGGTGATTACCGTGGCCTTGAGTACGAACGGCAAGTCACACAAGCTGGCCTTGAGTACTTCGTGGGCCTTATCCGTGAACTGTATGTAGCCCATACTTGTTCGAGCCGGACATCACTCGTTCATCCGATAGGTAAACTCTGTAAACCCTCGCGAACACCAGATCGTTCCGAAGAAAGGAAAGGACCCGTACATTACGGCGAGAGATTCATCTACCTGGCGTCCGGCCATGGACGACGACGAGACAGCACCGCCAGCAGCCCAGAGGCAGAGCAAGAAGACGAGTACGCCGCACATACCTCACGAGCTCGTCGAGGTGATCCTCTCCCATCTGCCGGTGGAGTCGCTGCTGCGGTTCAGTCGCGTCTGCAAGGCGTGGCGATCCACCATCTCCCTCGACGCGTCCGTGAAGCCGTGCCTGCTCGTCTCCCCCCAGACTCTGCAGGACGGCAAGGTGCACTCAGACACGGTCATCCTGTACCGGTGGGAGGACAGCCGGCAGGGCGCCGCCCTTCCCGTCGTGCACGCCACCGACATGTCCTCCGACGTGATTATGCACGGGCTCGCGCACTGTGACGGGCTGATCCTGCTGCCCAGCGAGGCCGCCGTGCGCGTCCTCAACCCGGCAACACGGCGCACCTTAACACTACCGTGGAGCCCCGGCGCCGAGCCACCGCCACCAGGGCCCAACGTCCCCCTCTACCACCAGTCGTTCGGTTTCGGGCATGACCCTCGCTCTAACGCCTATAAAGTGGCTCGTTTCTTCTACCGTTCTATCTATGCGCCTGGGTCAGGCGAGTGTCTCTACACCACCGGGATGGAAGTGTTCACTATTGGAACCGACCAGCATTGGCGTGAGACGACAAAAGATCCGCCATACCCTATGTTGACAAGACATACGGCGACCTTCTACAAGGGTTCTCTTCTCTGGTCCATCAACGAGCATGTCCTCGGCCAGAAACCGCCAGGTTTCCTCCGTTTTAGCTTGGAAGACGAGGCGTTTGAGGTAATGCCGCCGCCACCTTCTTGCTATCAGAGGCTGTACTACGTATGGTGCGCTTTAGCTGAGATACGTGGGGAGCTTTGTTTGGCGCTTGATGGGGCCGACATGAAGACGATCGAGTTGTGGATGTGCGACAACACCATGAACCCACAATGGAATCAACGTTACAGCATCAATGCTATATCGTGCAGTCCCCCTTATTTCAATCCAATTGCCGTATTTGATGATGAGATAGTTTTTAAGGACTGGCATTTTAGTACCAGACGTTACAATCTCAAAACCAAAACTTACACGGATGAGTTCCATATGAAGGACTTGCGGTATCACAATCCAATCACAGGCATGCTTGGATACCAAGGGAGGCGCTTCGCCTACTTTGACGTGCTCCCCTACACTCCAAGCCTCGTTCCAATCTAGCATAACATTGCCACAGTTTGTCAAAGATTTTGTTGCTTCCTCTAATGAACTACCGGACACTCTCTGCTCTATGTACACGCTCATACTTTTTAACTTTGGATGAATTATTACTTCAGTAAATTTAGTTTTTGACCATGCATTTGTGAAAACTTGGCAGAACTCTAGATGTTGATGTGAACAAAACCAATGCCAACATATACACGCTCTAGTGGACCACATTGTTATGTTCTTATTACAATCCCCACAGGAAAACAAAGTTGAATTGCCTGACTAGAAAAACAGAAAGGAAACAGCATCAATGCTCGTGCAGTCCCCCGGCCCTTATTTCAATCCAATTGCCGTATTTGATGATGAGATAGTTTTTAAGGACTGGCATTTTAGTACCAGACGTTACAATCTCAAAACCAAAACTTACCAGGATGAGTTCCATATGAAGGACTTGCGGTATCCCGGCCAATCCAATTACAGGCATGCTTGGATACCAAGGGAGGCATTTCGCCTACTTTGACGTGATCCCCTACACTCTCCAAGCCTCGTTACAATCTAGCATAACATTGCCAGTTCGTGATGGCTTCCTCCAATGAAACATGGGACACTCTCTACTCTATGTGCACACTCATACTTTTTCTTTGAATGAATTACTTTAGTAAATTTCGTTTTTGACCATATGTTTACAACAACTTGGCAGAACTCATGTTGATGTGAACAAAACCAATGCCACCATGCACAAATTACTGGACCGCATTGTATTGTTCTTCTTATTCTAGTGCCCACAGGAATGCCAAGTTGAATGTGTGAGCAGGGAAAGAGAAAGGAAACGAGGTGATCTCAGACAATGGATATTTTAGTGAAATCTCTGATGAGGGCTAACTGATCTTACGCCCCATCTTTCTTGTGCCTTTAAAAAACGCCTCTAACATTCTATGCCACAAATTTGATCTGCCAACACAACGTCCCACATTAACTCTAAGAGAGTTTCTTATGCTCTTTATTCGCATTTTTCTTATAATTTTCCTTAGGAATAGCTAACACTGCATATGCATATATCAAGGTTTGAGTTTGCTAACGGAGCTCAAGTGTTCAGTTTTGTGGAGCAGATGAACTATATTGAGTTTTCAGTGGGGAGAGTGCTGCTTACCGTATGGATGTAGGCTGTGACAAAGAGGTAGGTACCACTTCAACCTCTTAAACCCGTACACTGACACGCCTTCATATCTTCTATACCACATCCAGGGCCGGCCCTGACATTTCAGGGGCCCGGTGCAAAACCAGAAAAAGGCCACCTATACTGCTGCCGCCGGCTTGCCGTACCACCGCCCTGGCCCCTTCCTGCTGACTGCCGCGCGCCGTCGCGCCGGCCGATAGCCCCTCCTTGCTAGCCACCGCTCGCCCCTGAGCTGGCCGCCAAGCCTCTGCTGCATGTAGCTGTAGATTCCCATGCTTCTTTCTTCAAACTTTTGTCTCTCTCAAGCCTATGAAGATTAGGGAATGAGGAAGGAGAAATTGAGAACGAATCGAATCGGATGAATAAATGAAGTATTCTGTATGATCCTCTCCATTATTTTCTTCATCGCTAAAAATATCGACGCCAGAGAGCCGCTCCATCATTGATGCCCCGGTGGTGATTGGAAAACAGGAGAGGAGAACGAGGAGGCAAGGGGAGAGTCAATGCGATGAGAACCTGGACTTAGTAAATGTGGCTGATGCCTCTTTTTCTTCAGCAATATAGCTCAAGCACGCGTACATGTGCCGGCAATTAATGCCTCCAAAAGCTTCTGCTGATATTGAGCGTGGGCTGATTTTGATTAGGTAAAGAAAATTCAAGCAAATGGCCAACATGTACCTAATATACCTAGTTGGGGCCCCTAGCGACCGGGGGCCTAGTGCGCCCGCACCGGTGGCACTGGCTCAGCGCCGGGCCTGACCACATCTTCTCTCTACTATAATTTTGCAATAAGACGTGATGGTATCTCGGATTCTCGGTCCGTGTTTGATACGCCAATTTCTTTTTATAAATTTGCAAACATCATCCTCTTCCACACAGGACGTGATGCTACCTTGGTCCGTATTTGGTACATCGAAAGAAGTCGATCAGAGCGCGCATCGTATgtaaaaaaaaccaaatcccaaATGTGTCTTACTCAAATATATGTCATTAGgctagtagaaaaagggcctgTAGTCTCAGCTTGTTTGGACCTTTAGTCTTGGTTAGGCAACCAAAACTGCTCAATCGGGACAAAAGGTatttaaaccgggactaaagggtccttcACATGATGCGGCTACGAACCAAGACTAATAATCTTTGCCGCGGTAGAGACCTTTAGTTTTGGTTAGGCAACCAGAACTGCTCAATCGGGACAAAAGGTATTTAAACCGGGACAGAGTTTCAGggtttatgttttttttttgaaatgagtACGGTAGGAGATGCTCCTATAGTggattttttaaaataataagaacccaaatctGCATTAGTGGAGACTTGATCCTTGGTGGCTGGATTGTACATCCACTTTCCTAACCAAGTGAGCTATACTCCTTTTATGTTATTCATTCAAATCTGCATGCATACATTATTTAAGGAACCACAATATTGTCATGAGTATATAGATATCGTCATGAAACATAGTACACCTAATGCATAGTTACAATATAGAATCGATCCTCTTTACCATCTCTATTTTCTATCCATAATGTCAAATATTAACTCCCGATGGTATGCTCTAGTTGGAGCTATGACCTCCCAAACTTAGAATCTCAccaattcctcttgaattgctcgtaagcGATCCACTATTAGGAGAGTGTCCCGCATGCGTTCCATCTAATtttaaaaaggagatcaatatatatgaatgtAACTCAACATaattgatggtaataaaataagattGTGAAAGATTGTTCACGTACATGAAGGGCATGTATAGCCTTTTCCGCCTCCCGGTGACACACCATCTCGCGAaattatccacataagttatcccCGGCTTCCTGTTTCAAACACTTTACAAAAAATATTtcaatcaaactaataatcaagcatgctAATGCATGGTATTGAAATAAAAAATTAAAGAGATTCGCGGACATAGCCAAAGTACTACTTACAACATGATcttgaaatgtaagctccggtttccattcacccctAGAAGTCTGGATGAACCGTTTTCAAGCCCTTTCCGACAAAgaaaaatgagtaaatgagttactAATTACTTGATATCAAGAAATGAGAACAGAATATGTCGATACAGGGCGatattgattgaaattacctatGGAGCAAAAGTCAGGTTCGTCAAGCTGAACAGAAGATCCCCAttgtctttacgtttcgagtccatgaaaaTTACTACTGCTTTGTCAAACTGAATGATTAAATAATATAGTGAAAGCTACACACGCATAACTTGCGGAATTAGACAACTTAACATGAGTAAGCTGATACCGAATGTGTataagacagtaacactcactcgaagttgtaaggagaGAATATTTCCAAAATTTTTTTTGCTTCTGTAATAACATTAGCAAGTTATCCTATGTGTCCTTGTTTTCATGTCATCTGTATTTAGGCCAAACCTTAAGTTTCTTGCGTCATTTGCAAAGTTCGGGAATTTTCttagatttttctccactgcgacccatcagcggggtgtctcaacatcaCAACAACTTAGCGTGCTCTATATTCCATGGCAACAacttagcatgctctttatttatgaacaaacgtttcagccgtggtattataggagcatatcacataaccttggcaggaaccctcttccccgGACGCTCACCCTCAGAGGCCTCTCCCAAGAAACCGGGGGTCGATGGGAACGCCATTCCGGGTATGTACGCCATCGACGAACAACTCCATGGGCCCGCAGCACTCGTATTGGCACATGCAGCCAACGCGGCCTTCTGGTTCGCAACCGAGGTCGATGTCTTCCTTGCTTGCTCCACCATCCGCTCCGCCCTTGACAACTCGTGTCATAGGCAGCCTTCCTACCAACGTTCTTCGGTCCATGACTCTGGCTTCGCCTTCGGCGCTAGCGCCTTCCGCGGCTTTTTGAAGGGCGCCTTCGGCCCCTTCTTCGTTGCCTCCTTGCCTAGTGGCTTGGTGGCTAATTTCTTGGCCAGTTTTTTGGGGACTACCAGTGTCATGGCTACGATTGGCGACGACTGTCTTGCTGGCAAAGAGTaacgacggcgggagggagaaatgaatcggtGGGAGAGGGGCAAATGAAATCTTTTGGCAGGGTGGATAAATGTGTGGCTAGCGGCAGTAAATGGTGGGACGGCGCAATGTGGCGGGAGACTAATTAAATTTGCTTCATGTGTCAATGACACGTTGGGTCCGCTACCCGCAACTCATTTCCGcgctttgtccggcgcgcccgcaACGTCCCTTGTGGAGAGAGGATggcctcggggcgccggacaccgtattgggccgcgccgGGCGAAAAGGCCCTTGGGGCGTGCGACTGGGGCCGGCGCGCGCCAAAAATATTTCGGGACGCTTTGGTGGACGTGACAGAATATGCTCTTACACGGATGTGTTCAATATGAGGGCATCTCCACCGGGCCGACCCAAACGGTTCTGGCTGTCTGATTCGGTCCGCGGGGATAGAAGGACATCGCGcacgctccagcggggcgacgcagacAGACTGGCCCCATCTGCCGTGACCCATCGGTGCCCCAATTTTGGTAAACCGATGCGTCGGTGCAGACACTTCACGGACAACACGCGTGTCGCGGGCCCACTTGAAAGCGACCCAATGACAGAAGATTAACCGGTGATAGCGTTTGCCATCAAGGTAGTCGCTCCGGGTAGCTAAGACGAGGTCTTCTACGACGAGGAGGGCGACGAAAacaaggacgacgaggaggacgacaagAGGCAGTCGTCCCCGACGGCTACAATGAGGAGGCAACCATGCCCACCACCCTGCAAACGTTATTGGCCGACAAGGAGGCCAAGTACAGCTGGCCAGGGCTGGAGGACATCGTCCTGCTCTC includes the following:
- the LOC127310014 gene encoding putative F-box protein At2g02030 — protein: MDDDETAPPAAQRQSKKTSTPHIPHELVEVILSHLPVESLLRFSRVCKAWRSTISLDASVKPCLLVSPQTLQDGKVHSDTVILYRWEDSRQGAALPVVHATDMSSDVIMHGLAHCDGLILLPSEAAVRVLNPATRRTLTLPWSPGAEPPPPGPNVPLYHQSFGFGHDPRSNAYKVARFFYRSIYAPGSGECLYTTGMEVFTIGTDQHWRETTKDPPYPMLTRHTATFYKGSLLWSINEHVLGQKPPGFLRFSLEDEAFEVMPPPPSCYQRLYYVWCALAEIRGELCLALDGADMKTIELWMCDNTMNPQWNQRYSINAISCSPPYFNPIAVFDDEIVFKDWHFSTRRYNLKTKTYTDEFHMKDLRYHNPITGMLGYQGRRFAYFDVLPYTPSLVPI